One segment of Pseudomonas pohangensis DNA contains the following:
- a CDS encoding tetratricopeptide repeat protein: MNRTSCTLLTGCLLFLAALPVSAEENSLLVPVTGSCLLNVAPEQQSAAVSACQQLARDGDSEAQFELGNYYYQGEFKGAQHTRDLSQALYWFEQASLKGHAQAQYFLGLMFYRGEGVPENDIQAFILLKMASVNGSDDAMDAADQVYEQMSQGQVEIASQVLGEIFRDYLMELQGLQQSTQPDLSSQPPFN; the protein is encoded by the coding sequence ATGAACCGCACCAGTTGCACCCTGCTCACGGGTTGTCTGCTGTTTCTGGCTGCGCTGCCAGTCAGCGCAGAAGAGAACTCGTTGCTGGTTCCGGTTACCGGTAGCTGCCTGCTCAATGTCGCCCCCGAGCAACAGAGCGCAGCAGTCAGCGCCTGCCAGCAGCTCGCCCGCGACGGCGACAGCGAGGCCCAGTTCGAACTTGGCAACTACTACTATCAGGGCGAATTCAAGGGTGCGCAACACACCCGCGACCTGTCACAGGCGCTGTACTGGTTCGAGCAGGCCTCGCTCAAGGGCCACGCCCAGGCCCAGTACTTTCTCGGCCTGATGTTCTATCGCGGCGAAGGTGTACCGGAGAACGACATCCAGGCCTTCATCCTGCTGAAAATGGCCAGTGTCAATGGTTCGGATGATGCGATGGATGCTGCCGACCAGGTCTACGAACAGATGTCCCAGGGCCAGGTCGAGATTGCCAGTCAGGTGCTGGGCGAAATATTCCGCGACTACCTGATGGAACTGCAGGGCTTGCAACAGTCCACCCAGCCGGACCTCAGCAGCCAACCACCGTTCAACTGA
- a CDS encoding heavy metal translocating P-type ATPase yields the protein MDCPTEQTLIQDKLSKLTGVDKLDFNLINRTLGVWHNLPSTAPIESAILSLGMQAQPLTVEGQARIKIEQMDCPTEENLIRGKLSSLPGISELEFNLLQRVLTFRHTADALPAALVAIRDLGFTPVVEGSTTANEVAQATPRKKAWWPLALSGVAAVSAELLHFAELAPEWIVAGVALLAILLCGVTTYKKGWIALTNRNLNINALMSIAVTGAVLIGQWPEAAMVMFLFSVAELIEAKSLDRARNAIRGLLDLTPERATVQQPDGSWLEVEVETIIVGALVRVRPGERIGLDGEVTSGNSTINQAPITGESLPVEKTIGDPVFAGTINEAGSLEYRVVAGAANTTLARIIHAVEEAQGSRAPTQRFVDQFAKVYTPVVFLLALAVAIVPPLFMAEPWYDWIYRALVLLVVACPCALVISTPVTIISGLAAAARKGILVKGGVYLEIGSKLGFLALDKTGTITHGKPVQTDYLPLVEQDSERYRTHAASLASRSDHPVSQSIAKHATENGLTFAAVEDLEALPGRGVRGTIEGMDFHLGNHRLVEDLGLCSPELEATLERLERQGKTVVVQCNSQRAIAMFAVADTVKESSRQAIDELHALGVKTTMLTGDNPHTAEAIAQQVGIDEALGNLLPVDKLQAIEALQARGYVVGMVGDGINDAPALAKSEIGFAMAAAGTDTAIETADVALMDDDLRKIPAFIHLSRQTAAILKQNIVLALGIKALFLAITLTGQATMWMAVFADMGVSLMVVFNGLRLLKK from the coding sequence ATGGACTGTCCTACCGAACAGACGCTGATTCAGGACAAGCTGAGCAAACTCACGGGTGTAGATAAACTCGATTTCAATCTGATCAATCGTACTCTCGGGGTATGGCATAACTTGCCGTCAACCGCACCGATCGAATCGGCGATCTTGTCCTTGGGCATGCAGGCGCAACCACTAACTGTTGAAGGACAAGCTCGCATCAAAATCGAACAGATGGACTGCCCGACGGAAGAAAATCTGATTCGCGGCAAACTGTCTTCACTCCCCGGCATCAGTGAGCTGGAGTTCAACTTGCTCCAGCGTGTGCTGACGTTTCGTCACACGGCGGATGCACTACCAGCGGCATTGGTAGCTATCCGCGACCTTGGCTTCACGCCAGTGGTGGAGGGTTCAACAACGGCAAACGAAGTCGCGCAAGCTACCCCGCGCAAGAAGGCCTGGTGGCCTTTGGCGCTATCAGGTGTGGCAGCCGTTTCGGCTGAGTTGTTGCACTTCGCTGAACTTGCCCCCGAATGGATAGTGGCCGGCGTGGCATTACTAGCCATTCTGCTGTGTGGCGTGACGACTTATAAGAAGGGCTGGATCGCCCTGACAAACCGTAACCTGAACATCAATGCGCTGATGAGTATCGCGGTTACCGGTGCGGTGCTGATTGGGCAATGGCCGGAAGCCGCCATGGTCATGTTCCTCTTTTCGGTCGCCGAACTGATCGAGGCTAAGTCGCTAGACCGGGCGCGTAATGCCATTCGTGGCCTGCTGGATCTGACCCCGGAGCGCGCCACTGTGCAGCAGCCCGATGGCTCGTGGCTTGAAGTAGAGGTTGAAACTATTATCGTAGGCGCCTTGGTCAGGGTTCGGCCTGGCGAGCGGATCGGCCTCGATGGCGAGGTAACTTCCGGCAACTCCACCATCAACCAAGCACCGATCACGGGTGAAAGCCTGCCCGTAGAGAAAACCATAGGTGACCCTGTTTTTGCTGGAACCATCAATGAAGCCGGCTCGTTGGAGTACCGAGTCGTGGCCGGCGCTGCTAACACCACGCTTGCGCGTATCATCCACGCGGTCGAAGAGGCACAGGGTTCGCGTGCGCCGACCCAACGCTTTGTCGATCAATTCGCCAAGGTATACACACCTGTTGTATTCCTCCTCGCCCTGGCTGTCGCCATCGTGCCACCGTTGTTTATGGCAGAACCCTGGTACGACTGGATCTATCGCGCCCTAGTGCTTTTGGTCGTTGCCTGCCCTTGCGCCTTGGTCATCTCGACGCCTGTCACCATTATTAGTGGCCTGGCAGCGGCAGCGCGCAAAGGTATCCTGGTCAAAGGTGGTGTCTATCTGGAAATCGGCAGCAAGCTTGGCTTCCTGGCGCTCGACAAGACCGGAACTATTACTCACGGCAAGCCGGTACAGACCGACTATCTGCCGCTGGTTGAGCAGGACTCAGAACGCTACCGTACCCACGCCGCCAGTCTCGCCAGCCGATCTGACCACCCGGTTTCTCAATCGATAGCCAAGCACGCCACGGAGAATGGTCTGACGTTTGCTGCCGTTGAAGATTTAGAAGCCCTGCCGGGTCGAGGGGTACGAGGCACCATTGAAGGCATGGATTTCCACCTGGGCAACCACCGCTTGGTGGAAGATCTTGGCCTCTGCTCACCAGAACTGGAAGCGACCCTGGAGCGACTTGAACGCCAAGGCAAAACTGTGGTGGTGCAGTGCAATTCACAGCGTGCAATTGCCATGTTTGCAGTCGCCGATACCGTCAAAGAATCCAGTCGCCAGGCAATCGATGAGCTTCACGCGCTTGGCGTGAAGACCACAATGCTGACCGGCGATAATCCACACACCGCAGAAGCTATTGCACAGCAGGTAGGCATCGACGAGGCACTCGGCAATCTACTGCCAGTCGATAAGTTGCAGGCCATTGAGGCATTGCAGGCGCGGGGCTACGTTGTCGGGATGGTCGGTGATGGAATCAACGATGCACCGGCGCTGGCGAAGTCTGAAATCGGCTTCGCCATGGCCGCCGCTGGCACAGACACCGCCATCGAAACTGCCGATGTAGCATTGATGGATGACGACCTGCGCAAGATCCCGGCCTTCATACACTTGTCCCGGCAAACCGCAGCCATCCTCAAGCAGAACATCGTTCTAGCGCTGGGAATTAAGGCCTTGTTTCTCGCCATTACCCTCACAGGTCAAGCCACCATGTGGATGGCAGTATTTGCCGACATGGGCGTCAGTCTGATGGTGGTGTTCAACGGGCTGCGTCTTCTTAAAAAATAG
- the tnpC gene encoding IS66 family transposase, with translation MTSSPNLDQLTPEQLRALAAQLLTQVDVMGKKIHRDQTIIEQLTHEIAWYKRHKFAKRSEQLSPDQGSLLDDLIDTDIAAIEAELKAVNPPATPAEPRQQPKRTALPPQFPRTVIRHEPESTQCACGCQLQRIGEDVSEKLDYTPGVFTVEQHVRGKWACRQCETLIQAPVPAQVIDKGIPTAGLLAHVMVAKFADHLPLYRQEKIFGRAGLVIARSTLAQWVGQTGVQLQPLVDVLREAVLAQRVIHADETPVQMLTPGEKKTHRAYVWAYSTTPFADLKAVVYDFSPSRAGEHARNFLGQWNGKLVCDDFAGYKASFEQGITEIGCMAHARRKFFDLHAANKSQLAEQALHSIGGLYEIERQARNMSDEDRWRIRQEKASPILEALHDWMLAQRDLVPNGSATAKALDYSLKRWVALTRYLDDGAVPIDNNQVENQIRPWALGRSNWLFAGSLRSGKRAAAIMSLIQSARMNGHDPHAYLKDVLTRLPTQRASEIGQLMPHQWKPA, from the coding sequence TGCTGACACAGGTCGACGTGATGGGCAAGAAGATCCACCGTGATCAAACCATCATCGAGCAGCTCACCCACGAAATCGCCTGGTACAAACGGCACAAGTTCGCCAAACGCAGCGAGCAGCTGAGTCCTGATCAGGGCAGCCTGCTGGATGACCTGATCGACACCGACATCGCCGCCATCGAGGCGGAGTTGAAAGCCGTCAATCCCCCGGCTACCCCAGCCGAGCCCCGCCAACAGCCCAAGCGCACAGCGCTGCCGCCGCAATTTCCGCGTACCGTGATTCGTCACGAGCCGGAGAGCACCCAGTGCGCCTGCGGCTGCCAGCTGCAACGCATCGGTGAGGACGTCAGCGAAAAGCTGGATTACACGCCAGGCGTGTTCACCGTCGAACAGCATGTGCGTGGCAAATGGGCCTGTCGCCAGTGCGAAACGCTGATTCAGGCTCCGGTTCCAGCCCAGGTGATCGACAAAGGCATCCCCACCGCCGGCCTTCTGGCTCACGTGATGGTGGCCAAATTCGCCGACCACCTGCCGCTGTACCGGCAGGAGAAAATCTTTGGCCGTGCCGGCCTGGTCATCGCCCGTTCGACACTGGCGCAGTGGGTCGGACAAACCGGCGTGCAGCTCCAGCCGCTGGTCGATGTCCTGCGCGAAGCCGTGCTGGCCCAACGCGTGATCCACGCTGACGAAACCCCGGTGCAAATGCTCACGCCGGGCGAGAAGAAAACTCATCGGGCTTACGTCTGGGCCTACAGCACCACGCCCTTCGCCGATCTAAAAGCGGTGGTGTACGACTTCAGCCCCAGCCGTGCCGGCGAACATGCGCGCAATTTTCTGGGCCAGTGGAATGGCAAGCTGGTCTGCGACGACTTCGCAGGCTACAAGGCCAGCTTCGAGCAGGGCATCACCGAAATTGGCTGTATGGCCCACGCCCGCCGTAAGTTCTTCGATCTTCATGCGGCGAACAAAAGCCAGTTGGCCGAACAAGCACTGCACTCAATTGGCGGCTTGTACGAAATCGAACGGCAGGCACGGAACATGAGCGATGAAGATCGCTGGCGAATACGGCAGGAAAAGGCCTCACCGATCCTCGAAGCACTGCATGACTGGATGCTGGCCCAGCGCGATCTTGTGCCCAACGGATCGGCCACGGCGAAAGCCTTGGATTACAGCCTAAAACGCTGGGTAGCGCTGACGCGCTACTTGGACGATGGCGCTGTGCCCATCGACAACAACCAGGTCGAGAACCAGATCCGGCCATGGGCACTGGGGCGCTCGAACTGGTTGTTTGCCGGATCACTGCGCAGCGGCAAACGCGCGGCAGCAATCATGAGCCTGATCCAGTCGGCGCGGATGAATGGGCATGATCCGCATGCCTATCTCAAGGACGTACTCACACGGCTGCCGACGCAGCGGGCGAGTGAGATCGGCCAACTAATGCCGCATCAGTGGAAACCTGCCTGA
- the cadR gene encoding Cd(II)/Pb(II)-responsive transcriptional regulator has product MKIGELAKLADCKVETVRYYEHEGLLQAPARSTGNYRLYNSAHLERLTFIRNCRTLDMTLDEIRSLLALIDRPEENCEGVNALVDEHIKHVQARVTSLLALQQQLIELRQRCAAGRDAQECGILQCLNSTGGVQALPDDGHTHVGKSHSH; this is encoded by the coding sequence ATGAAAATAGGAGAGCTGGCCAAGCTAGCTGATTGCAAGGTAGAAACTGTTCGCTATTACGAGCATGAGGGCCTGCTGCAGGCGCCGGCCCGCAGTACGGGTAATTACCGCCTGTATAACAGCGCGCATCTTGAGAGGCTTACGTTTATCCGTAACTGCCGAACATTGGATATGACGCTGGATGAGATCAGAAGCTTGTTGGCTTTAATTGATCGACCAGAGGAAAACTGCGAGGGCGTGAATGCCTTAGTGGATGAGCACATCAAGCATGTGCAAGCGCGTGTGACGAGCCTACTGGCACTGCAACAACAGCTGATTGAATTACGGCAGCGCTGCGCAGCCGGACGGGACGCACAAGAGTGTGGAATCCTTCAGTGCCTTAACAGCACTGGTGGAGTGCAGGCGCTTCCAGATGATGGCCACACCCATGTCGGGAAAAGCCACAGCCATTGA
- a CDS encoding methyltransferase family protein, which translates to MNSLELKVPPVVLVFLAAMLMWLISLVAPSFNWRPIHSGLIALIFILAGGLISALGVLAFRQAKTTVNPTSPETVSLLVVKGIYNLSRNPMYLGFLLTLVGLALLVENKLSFGVLPAFVAYMNRFQIAPEEKVLSAKFGQEFGAYMQRVRRWV; encoded by the coding sequence ATGAACTCACTCGAACTAAAAGTTCCGCCAGTTGTATTGGTTTTTCTTGCAGCAATGCTCATGTGGCTCATCTCGCTCGTGGCACCTTCGTTCAATTGGCGACCGATTCATAGCGGACTCATCGCCCTAATCTTCATCCTTGCAGGAGGCTTGATTTCCGCTCTGGGAGTGCTCGCTTTTAGGCAGGCCAAGACAACGGTCAATCCAACAAGCCCAGAGACAGTTTCATTGCTAGTAGTTAAAGGCATCTATAACCTGAGCCGAAATCCGATGTACCTCGGCTTCCTCCTCACTTTGGTCGGACTCGCACTTCTAGTTGAAAACAAGCTGTCGTTCGGCGTTCTGCCTGCGTTCGTGGCCTACATGAATCGCTTCCAGATCGCCCCGGAAGAGAAAGTTCTCTCCGCGAAGTTTGGCCAGGAGTTCGGTGCCTACATGCAGAGAGTTCGCCGTTGGGTCTGA